CCGCCACATCAATGGCGAGGCCGAACTCCGCGAGCAGCACCTCGGCACGCCGGCGCATCTCGCCCTCGCGCACCAGCCCGAAGCGGGTCGGCTGCCGGCCGAGGAACAAGTTCTGCGCCACCGACAGGTTCGGGGCGAGGTTCACTTCCTGATAGACGGTGGCGATGCCGGCCTTGACGGCTTCCTGCGCCGAGCGGGGAGCGATCTCCTCACCCCCGAGCCGCATCGTTCCGGCGTCGCGGGTCACGACGCCGGTCATCGCCTTGATGAGCGTCGATTTGCCGGCCCCATTCTCGCCCAGCAGTGCATGGATCTCGCCATGGTGCAGGGTGAAGTCCACGCGATCGAGCGCGACGAAGCCGGCGAAGGATTTGGAGAAGCCGTGCAGCGCGAGAAGCGGGTGCGCTGCTTCACGGCCGGACATGCCGGTGCCTTGGCCGGCGGGGTCGAAATCAGTCATGGCGACCTCGGAACACGGCGGGAGAACGGCGCGGGCCGACCGGAGGAGGGCCGGCCCGCGCGGAGCTGGCACCGGGGGCGCGCGAGGAGCGCCCGCGGCGGAGCCGGCTCAGTAACCGAGGTCTTTCTTCGACTCGTAGATCGCCTTCGGGTTGTCCGCCTGCGTGTAGAGCTTGGATTCCGTCTGGATCCACTTGGGCGGCACGGTGCCCTTGGTCTTGTAGGCGATGATGGCGTCGAAGGCCGGGCCGGCCATGTTCGGCGTCAGCTCGACGGTCGCGTTCGCCTCGCCGGCGGCCATGGCCTTGAAGATGTCCGGCACGGCGTCGATGGAGACGGTCAGAACTTCCGTGCCGGGCTTCAGGCCGGCTTCCTTCATGGCCTGGATCGCGCCGACCATCATGTCGTCATTGTGGGCGTAGACCGCGCAGATGTTCTTGCCGCCGCCTTCCGCCTTGATGAAGCTCTCCATCACCTCCTTGCCCTTGGCACGGGTGAAGTCGCCGGTCTGGCTGCGCACGATCTTGACGTTCGACGCACCGGCAATGCCGTCCTCGAAGCCCTTCTTGCGGTTGGTGGCGACGGAGGCGCCGACCGTTCCCTGAAGCTCGACCACATTGCAGGGCTTGCCTGCCACGGTCTTCACCAGCCACTCGCCGGCGACCTTGCCTTCATGCACGGAGTCGGAGGTCACGGCCGTGAGGTAGAGGTTCTTGCCGGCCGGATCGATGTCGCGGTCGAGCAGGACCACCGGGATCTTGGCTTCCTGCGCTTCCTTCAGCACCGAGTCCCAACCGGTGGAGACGACGGGCGCGAGGAAGATCGCGTCCACGCCCTGCGCGATGAAGGAGCGGATCGCCTTGATCTGGTTCTCCTGCTTCTGCTGGGCGTCGGCGATCTTGAAATTGATGTTCCGCTTCTTGGCCTCGGCCTTGGAAACGGTGGTCTCGGCCGCGCGCCAGCCCGATTCCGAGCCGATCTGCGAGAAACCGATGGTGAGGTCCGCGGCCTGTGCGTCGGCGGACAGAAGCGCGCCGCCCATGGCGGTCGCGAGCAGCAAAGCCCTGAAATTCATTGGCGTCCTCCCGTTGGTGGTGCCGCTGCGCCACTGTCGGGTCGCTTGCCGGCAGGGAATCTATGCCACAGTCTTGGGAGGCTGAATAGTCATACTGTTTTACTTTTCAGCGTTGGTCGTTTCGTCGAGAAACCGCAGGCCGATGGGCCGGCGAAACGCCGCGCGGCCTCCCGTTGCCCCCGCCGGCAGGCGAGGGCAGGGGAACGTCTTCAACGTCGCGAGGCGGGTTCGGGTGGGCGGCGATGGCCGCTATTCGCGCGAGCCGGAAAGGGCCTGCTTCAGGCGCGAGGCGGCGGCCCGGCCGAGGCGGATGGGTTCGGCCATTCCCTGCAAGGCAAGCCGCACCTCGTCCCGGGAGCGCGTGTCGACGCTGCGGATGCGGTCGCAATTGACGATGATCGAACGTCCGAGCCGCAGGAAAGGCGGGGAGGGAAGGCTGGCGGCGAACTGGCCGACATTGCGCAGGATCATCAGCGGTGGCTGGTCGGCGATATGCACGCGGCTGAAATCGCCCTCCGCCTCAATAGCGAGAATGTCGGTAGGGACGCAGCGCACCACGCGGCCGGGCACGCGCAGCTCGATCACGTCGCTGGCGGGCGGATGAGCGGCGAGGAGCCGGCGGACGCGGTCGAGCGCCGTGTCGAGCCGTTCCGGCGCCACGGGCTTGAGCAGATAGTCCACCGCCTCCACGGCGAAGGCCTCCACGGCATATTCGGCATAGGCGGTGACGAAGATCACGCGCGGCGGCGTCGGCGTGGCGGCGAGCAGGTCGAAGCCATCGGGGCCGTTGAACTCGATGTCGAGCAGGACGAGATCGGGCTGGAGCCGGCCGAGCAGGTCGGCCGCCTCGCCCACGCTCTCGGCCTCGCCGACGATCTCGACATCGGCATGAGCCGCGAGCAGCCGGCGCAGGGCGCGCCGCGCCAGAGGCTCGTCATCGGCAATCAGGACGCGGAGCACGCTTCGCCCTCCAGAACCAGCGTCGCAACGACCTGCCCACCCCCGGTCTCATCGAGGGTGAAGGCATGGCGGCCGGGATAGTGCACATCAAGCCGCCGGCGCAAATTGGCGAGGCCGAGCCCATGACCGGCGCGCAGCCGGTGTGCGGGGTCCAGCCGGCCGGTATTGCTGATGTCGATCCGCAGCGCCGGGCCTTCCATCCGTACGCTGACGGCGAGTTCCAGCACCTGCGAACGGTCGCCATGCTCGACGGCGTTCTCGGCCAGCGGCTGGAGCAGGCTGTTGGCGATCTGCCGGCCGGCGGCGGTGGGGTCCATCTCCACCCGCACCCGCAGTCGGGCGCCGAAACGGGCCTGCTGGATGCGCAGATAGGCGGCGAGGGCGGCCACCTCTTCCTCCACCGGCACCACGGGAACGCGGATGCCGGCGAGCACATGGCGCAGATAGTCGGTGAGGTCGCGCAGCATGGCCAGTGCGGCCGTGGGATGCTCCGGCACTTCCTCGGCGATGCCGTTTAGCGCGTTGAACAGGAAATGCGGGTTGATCTGCAGGCGGAGCTGCTGGATTTCCGCGGTGAGCGCTTCCGCCTTGGCCGCGAGCATCTGCGTCTCGGCGCTGAGTGCCGCCGCATGCGCCGCCTGGCGCTGGCGATCGGCCCGGATCCAGAAGAACAGCAAGCTCCAGCCGGTCAGCGCCACCGCGTAATGGGTGAAGGGCAGCGCGATCTCCTCCATCGCGCCCCAGTCCGGGATGCTCCAGCCAAAGCCCTGGCGAACCAGAACCGTCGCCAGCACGATGAGAGTGGAAGCGACCGCCGCCAGCGCGGCCATGGCTACGACCACCCGCGCGCCGAGGACCGTTCCCGAGAAAATGCGGTCGTAGACAAGGCCAAGACCGGCCGACAGTCCGACCAGAAGCAGGTAGGTCACCGCGCTCATTGCCAGCGCGACCGTGAGATCCTGATAGGTGAGCTGCCGGTTCACCAGATCGACCAGCGTGAACAGGCCCCAGCCGACGATCTGCGCCCGCGCGAACGGGGTCAGGCGATGCCACGCGCCGCTGAATGGGCCGGACGGTCGGGTGAGCGAAGCGGGCACCGACGGTTCTCCTGAGGGCCTGCGCCCGCGCCGCGGCCCGCTGGGTCGGGCCGGTGTCGGGCTCGTCGATTTCTGCGCCCCGTTCATCGAGTCGCGACCGCCGCGCCGGTGCCGGGATGCCTAGCCCATGGCATCTTTCCGCGACGGTGCCTAGCGCCCGAAAGCCGCGCCGATCCGCAATTCGCGGGCGCGCGGGGCCCGCTTCCCTGAGGTTCCTGATGGCTGCTGCCTCGCCCGTCTCCCGTGCTCTTGCTTCCTGCCGGCCGGCCTTTGTCGCCGTGGCGGGGTTTTCCGCCGTCATCAACCTGCTGATGCTCGCCGGCTCGCTCTACATGCTGCAGGTCTATGACCGTGTGCTGAGCTCGCGCAGCGTGCCGACCCTGATCGGCCTGTCGCTGCTGCTGCTGGTCGCCTACGCCCTGCAGGGTTTTCTCGACTCGGTGCGGGTGAAGATGCTGGCGCGCATCGGGGCGCGCTTCGACGAGCAGGTCTCGCCGCTGGCCTTCAGCGCCGCGCGGCGCCTCTCGCTGGCGGGCCGGCGCGCCGAGGAGGCGCTCCAGCCCGTGCGCGACCTCGACCAGATCCGCGCCTTCCTGGCCTCGCTCGGGCCGACGGCGCTGTTCGACATGCCGTGGATGCCGCTGTTCTTCGCCGGCTGCTTCCTGCTGCACCCCTGGCTCGGCCTGCTGGCGCTCGGCGGCGGCATCATCATCGTCGCGCTGACCTGGGCGACCGAGCAGGCCAGCCGCGCCGCCATGAAGGCGCAGATGACCAGCCGCGGCACGCGCGAGGCGATTGTCGAGGCGAACCGCCGTAACGCCGAGGCGCTGACCGCCATGGGCATGGGCGGCGCCTTCGCCAACCGATGGGAGGAGGCGAACCGCCGGCATGTCAGCGACTGGCTGGCCGCCGCCGATGTGACCGGCTCCAGCGGCGCCTTTGCCAAGGTGTTCCGCATGGTGCTGCAATCGGCCGTGTTGGGGCTCGGCGCCTATCTCGCCATTCACGACCAGATTTCCGGTGGCGCGATGATCGCCGCCTCCATCATGACCTCGCGCGCGCTGGCCCCCATCGAGATCGCCGTCGGCAACTGGAAGGGCTTCGTGGCCGCGCGCCTCGGGCTGCGCCGTCTGGAGCAGGTGCTGGCCTCGCCCGCTCTGGCCGAGCGGCATCACACCCCGCTCCCCCCGCCTGCGGCGCTGCTCACGGTCGACAATCTCGTCGTTGCGGCGCCGGGACGCTCGGCGCCGATCCTGTCGGGCGTGTCGCTGCAGGTGGAGGCGGGGCAGGGGCTCGGCATCATCGGGCCGAGTGCGTCCGGCAAGTCGACGCTGGTGCGGGCGCTGGTCGGCGTGTGGCGCCCGGTCAAGGGCGAGGTCCGGCTCGATGGTGCCAGCCTCGATCAATGGGCGCCCGACGCGCTGGGCCGGCATGTCGGCTACCTGCCGCAGGATGTCGAGCTGTTCGAGGGCACGGTGGCGGAGAACATCGCCCGCTTCGCGCCGAACGCGCCGGGCGAGGCCATCGTCGCGGCGGCGCGGGCGGCGGGTGCGCATGAGCTGATCCTGCGGCTGGAAGAGGGGTACGACACCCGCATTGGCGAGGGCGGCATGGCGCTGTCCGGCGGCCAGCGCCAGCGCATCGGGCTGGCCCGCGCGCTTTACGGCGCGCCGTTTCTGGTCGTGCTCGACGAGCCGAACTCCAATCTCGACCCGGATGGCGACGCCGCGCTCACGCAGGCGGTGCAGGGCGTGCGGGCGCGCGGCGGAATCGTGATCGTCGTCACCCATCGCCAGAGCGCGATTTCCTCGCTCGACCGGCTCGCGCTGATGGGCGATGGGCGGATTCAGGCCTTTGGCCCGAAGGAGGAGGTTCTGGGCAAGCTCGCCCGGCAGAACGGTGTGCCCGGCATCAAGCGCACGGCAGTGGCCTCATGACGATCCTGGCACCAACATCGGAATACGGCCCCGCCCTGCGGCGGCTGACCCTGATCGGCGGAGCGGCGGTGCTGCTGTTCGCCGGCACTGTGGGCGTCTGGGCGCTGGCCTCGACCCTCAACGGCGCGGTCGTCGCCACCGGCCAGTTCGTCGTCGATGGCAATGTGAAGAAGGTGCAGCACGCCACCGGCGGTGTCGTCGGCGAACTTAAGGTTCGCGAGGGCGACCAGGTCGAGGCGGGCGCGGTGCTGATCCGGCTCGACGACACCATCACCCGCGCTAATCTTCAGGTGGTGACCCAGCAACTCGACGACTTCGCCGCGCGTCAGGGGCGGCTGATCGCCGAGCGCGACCGCCTTGAGGTTATCGAGGTGGCGCCGGAGCTGGTGCCGCGAGCGGGCGAGCCGGCAATCGCCAAGCTGATCGCCACTGAGCAGAACCAGTTCGAGGCCCGCCGGGCGGCGCGTGAAGGGCGCAAGGCGCAGCTTGCCCGGCGGATTGGCCAGCTTGAGGACGAGGTGACGGGTCTTCGCGCCCAGCAGGCGGCGCGCGACCGGCAGGCGGCGCTGATCGCCGAGGAGTTGAAGGGCGTGCGCGACCTTTACGCCAAGAACCTCGTGGCGCTCTCCCGCAAGGCGGCGCTGGAGCGCGAAGCGGCGGAGCTCGACGGCGAGAAGGGTCGCCTCATTGCGGCGGTCGCGCAGACCGAGGGCAAGATCGCCGAAACCCGGCTGCAGATCATCGAGATCGACGATGTGCTGCGCGAGGAGGTGATGAAGGAGCTGAGCGAGATTCAGGCCAAGGCGGCCGAACTCGCCGAGCGGCGCATCGCCGCCGAGGACCAGCTGAAGCGCGTCGATATCAGGGCGCCGAGCGCCGGCTTCGTGCATCAGCTCACCGTCCATACGGTGGGCGGCGTCATCACCCCGGCGGAGCCCGCCATGCTGATCGTACCGGCGCGCGAAGCGCTTCAGGTGGAAGCGCGCGTCAACCCGCCGGACATCGACCAGATCGTGCCCGGCCAGCGGGCGGATGTGCGCATCCACGCCTTCAACCAGCGCACAACGCCGCTGCTGGCCGGCAGGGTGGCGCGTGTCTCGCCCGACACCAGCCGCGACCCGCAGACCGGCGCGGTTTTCTACACGATCCGGGTGGCGATCCCACCCGAGGAGCTGGCGCGGCTGGCGCCGCAGACGGTCAGCGCCGGTATGCAGGCCGAAGTGTTCGTGCGCACGCAGGACCGCACGCCGCTGCAATACATCGCCAAGCCGTTGCAGGATCAGATCGCCCGCGCCTTTCGCGAGCGGTGATCCGGCGCGGCGCTGGCGGGCTCGTCGATTTCTGCGCCGTCTTCATCGAGTGCCCGCCGGCACCCCCGTGATGATGACAGCGGCTCATGCATTGATTTTACCGCTCCGGTGAGAGCGGGACATGACCCAGGAGGCATGACATGGCCGGCACCATCTATTCCGCGGAACTGCCTGCGTCCGGTCAGCGGCGCATCGAGGGCTTCAACCCGGCGAGCGACAAGCTCGATCTCGGCTCCAACTCGGTGCATGGCTACATTGTCGTCGATACCGGCGAGGGCGTCGCTTTCATGGACCCGTGGAGCGGCAGGCAGACGCTGATCGTCGGCATCTCGCTCGGCCAGCTCACCGTGAACAGCTTCGTGCCGGTGGAGAATGATCATCTGCGGCAGGATCTCAGCGGCGCGCTGGCCTGGGAACATGGCATCACGCAGAAGCCCAACACTGTCTATGCGCGCTCGCACGAGGTCGGCCAGATCGACCGCGTGGCGTTCAACGCCGACACGGATGTGGTCGACTTCCGCTATTACGGCACGCGCGAGCAGCTCTATATGGTGGACGGCGCCGAGGGCGTGGTCATCGGCAATTACACGACCGGCCAGACGTTGATCCTGCTCGGCACGACGGTGGCCGACCTCTCGGCCGATAACTTCCTGTTCCATTCGGCGCAGGTGCGCGAAGACCGCATCTTTCTGCAGCTCGGCTTGGCTTCCGTTCCTGATTCGCAGGTGATCAGCCGTGCCGACATCCCGACTGTCGGCACCAATGTGTGGCCGACGACCGCCGGCCCCGGTGCCCCGCCGAGCGGCGTCACCGGCACGACCTATCTGATCGACTGGGATTACGGCTCCAAGACCGTGCTCGACTTCGACCCGGCGACGGACAAGCTGGACTTCAAGTATTTCCGCCCGGCCGAATTCACCGTGGCGGAGGTGAACGGCTCCACGGTCATTACCATTGTCGGGCAGAACCAGACCTACACGCTGACCGGCGTCTCGCTGGCGGAACTGGACTACAACAACATCGTCGCGGTGGAAGACGCCACCTACCAGAAATGGCGCGGCCTCATCGAGGCGGCGGATGCCGGCGGCACGCTGCCGACGCTCCGCGTCGCCGATGCCCAGCTCTCCGAAGGCCAGAGCGGCACGAGCTTGATGAGCTTCACCGTCACCCTGTCAAAGGCGGCGGCGGGTGTGGTCAGCGTCGACTACTCGACGCTGAACGGCACGGCGCTGGCTGGTTCCGACTATCAGGCCGCTATCGGCCGGCTCACCTTCCAGCCGGGCGAGACAAGCAAGACGGTGCAGGTCACCATTAACGGCGATGCCATTTTCGAGCTCAACGAGGCGTTCGATCTCGTCCTGTCCTCGCCGTCCGGCGCGACGCTGGCGGATGAGCGGGCGACCGGCACCATTGTCAATGACGACGCGCAGGCGCCCAACGTGCTGCCGGCCGTCTCCATCGCCGATCTGTCGGTGACGGAAGGCGACGGCGCCCATGTGCATTTCATGTTCCTGGTCACGCTCGACAAGGCGTCCACCAGCCCGGTGACGGTGCAGTACCGCACGGCGAACGGCACCGCGCTCGCCGGGTCGGACTATGAGGCGACCAGCGGCACGGTGACCTTCGCGGCGGGCGAGACCGCCAAGCAGATCCATGTCGACGTGATCGGCGACAAGGTCGCGGAGGCTGATGAGCGGTTCACGGTCGAGCTGTCCGCCCCCACGGGCGCGACCATCGCCGACGGCTCGGCCACCGGCACGCTGCTGAACGATGACGGGCTGACGCCGACCCCCGTTCCGGCCCTGTCCGTCGCCGATCTGTCGGTGTCCGAAGGCAATGGCGACCACGTCCACTTTATGTTCATGGTCACGCTCGACAAGCCCTCGACCACGCCCGTGACGGTACAGTATCGGACGGTCAACGGTACGGCGGTCGCCGGCACTGATTATGAGGCAACCAACGGCACCCTCACTTTCGCGCCGGGCGAAACCAGCAAGCAGGTCCATGTCGACATTATCGGGGACAAGATAGTCGAGGCGGATGAGCGGTTCACCGTCGAGCTCTCGGGCCCCACGGATGCGACCATCGCCGACGGCACGGCCACCGGCACTCTGCTGAACGACGATGCCGCGGCCCCGCCCGCCGGCGGCAACAGCCTCGCCTTCGCGGTGACGGACAATTGGGGGGCGGGCTTTACCGGCGCGATGACGCTGAAGCCCGTCGCCGCGCTGAATGGCTGGACCGTGGAGTTCGACGCTTCGTTCGACATCAGCAACATCTGGAACGCCGAGATCGTCAGCCATGTCGGCGACCACTACGTCATCCGCAACGCCGCCTGGAACGGCAAGGTGGCGGCCAATGGCGAGGTGAGCTTCGGCTTCCAGGCGTCGCCCGGCGGCACGGCGATCGTCGCCGATGATTTCGTCATCAATGGAACCCCGGCGGGGGGAGGGACGGACCCGGTGCCGGTTCTGCCGACGCTCGCCATCAGCGACGCCAGCGTCGCCGAGGGTAATGACGGCACCTCTTACCTCTCCTTCACCGTCACCCTTTCCAAGGCGGCAGCGAGTGCGGTGAGCGTCGCCTATGCCAGCGCCAACGGCACGGCGACCGCCGGGCAGGACTATCAGGCGGTATCGGGCACGCTGACCTTCGCGGCGGGCGAGACCTCGAAGGTCATTCGCGTGCCGGTGATCGGCGACAAGGTGGTGGAGGCCAATGAGGCGCTGAGCATCGCGCTCTCCAAGCCCTCCGGCGCGACGCTGGCCGATGCCAGCGGCACCGGCACCATCACCAATGACGACGTTGCGCCCACCCTGCCGACGCTCGCCATTGGCGACGCCAGCGTCGCCGAGGGTAATGACGGTACGGCCTATCTCTCCTTCACCGTCACCCTGTCCAAGGCGGCGGCGGGTGCGGTGAGTGTCGCCTATGCCAGTGCCAACGGCACGGCGACCGCCGGGCAGGATTATCAGGCGGTATCGGGCACGCTGACCTTCGCGGCGGGCGAGACCTCGAAGGTCATCCGCGTGCCGGTGATCGGCGACAAGGTGGTGGAAGCGAACGAGGCGTTGAGCATCACGCTCTCCAAGCCCTCCGGCGCGACGCTGGCCGACGCCAGCGGCACCGGCACCATCACCAATGACGACGTTGCGCCAACCCTGCCGACGCTCGCCATCAGCGATGCGAGCGTGGCGGAGGGGAATGACGGCACGGCCTATCTCTCTTTCACCGTCACCCTCTCCAAGGCGGCAGCGAGCGCGGTGAGCGTCGCCTATGCCAGCGCCAACGGCACGGCGACCGCCGGGCAGGATTATCAGGCGGTATCGGGCACGCTGACCTTCGCGGCGGGCGAGACCTCCAAGGTCATCCGCGTGCCGGTGATCGGCGACAAGGTGGTGGAAGCGAACGAGGCGCTGACCATCACGCTCTCCAAGCCCTCCGGCGCGACGCTGGCCGACGCCAGCGGCACCGGCACCATCACCAATGACGACGTGACGCCGCCGCCCACCGTCTCGGTGGCCGGCACGACCGTGGTCGAGGGCGATGCGGGCGCGGGCGGCGGCGCGGCGGATGGCTGGTTCTCGACCTTCGGCAACCAGATCGTCGATTCCGACGGCAACCCGGTGAAGCTCGCCGGCGTGAACTGGTTCGGCTTCGAATCCTCCAACGCTTCCCCGCATGGCGTCTGGACGCGGTCCTACACGGACATGATGGACCAGATGAAGGAACTGGACTTCAACACCATCCGGCTGCCCTTCGCCAGCGCCACGCTGCACGCCACCAGCGCCAGCGGCATCGACTACAGCCAGAACCCGGACCTGCGCGGCCTGACGCCGCTGCAGATCATGGACAAGATCGTCGCCTATGCCGAGGAGATCGGGCTGAAGGTCATTCTCGATCATCACCGCTCTTCCTTCGGCGCCGGGACCTCGGAGAATGGGCTCTGGTACGACAGCACCTACACGGAAGCCGCCTGGATCGACGACTGGCAGATGCTGGCGGAGCGCTATGCCGACAACACCGCCGTCATCGGCGCCGATCTGCATAACGAGCCCTATAACGGGACATGGGGCGGCGGCGGTGCCCGTGACTGGGCGGCGGCGGCCGAGCGGGCCGGTAACGCCATTGGCGAAGTCAACCCGAACTGGCTGATCATCGTCGAGGGCGTCGGCTCCTATGAGGGCGCCAATTACTGGTGGGGCGGTAACCTCAAGGGCGTGGCCGACCGGCCAATCGAGCTCGATGTGCCGAACAAGCTGGTCTATTCGGCGCATGACTATGGCAACTCGGTCTATGAGCAGCCCTGGTTCAAGGATCCCAACTTCGCCGCGCAGCTCCCTGCGAAGTTCGACGAGATGTGGGGCTATATCTACCGCGAGAACATCGCGCCGGTGCTGATCGGCGAGTTCGGCACCAAGCTGACCGACCCGAAGGACGCCCCCTGGCTGGAGGCGCTGACCTCCTACATGGCCGGCGACTTCGACAATGACGGCACGATCGACATTCCCGCCGGCCAGGAGGGCATCAGCTGGACCTATTGGTCGTGGAACCCCAATTCCGGCGATACGGGCGGCATCCTCGCCGATGACTGGCGCACGGTGAACACCAACAAGATGGCCTATCTCGAGCCGATCCAGTTCGATCTGGAGGAGGGGGGCAGTAGCGGCGCCGGCACCTATGCCGTGTTCACCATCACCCTCTCGGCTGCCGCCACGCAGGCCGTGACGGTGAACTATCAGACGGTCGCCGGCACAGCCGGGGCTGACGACTTCACGGCGGCCAGCGGCACGTTGAACTTTGCCGCCGGCGAGACCACCAAGACCGTGCGCATCGCCATCACCGGCGACAATCTCGCCGAAGCCACGGAGAGCTTCACCCTGCTGCTCAGCAATGCACAGGGCGCGGTGATCGGCGTCGCGCAGGCAAGCGCGGTGATCCAGGATGATGACGCGGCCGCCCCGACCCTCCCCACGCTCAGCGTCAGCGACGCCACGGCGCTGGAGGGCAGCGCCAGCGCGGCGGGCATGCTCACCTTCACTGTCACCCTGTCGGAAGCCGCGACCGGGCCGGTGAGCGTGAAATACGCGACCGCGAACGGCTCGGCGGTGGCCGGACAGGATTATCAGGCGGCGTCCGGCACGCTGACCTTCGCGGCGGGTGAAACCAGCAAGACCATCAAGGTCGCCGCGATCGGCGATGGCGTGCTGGAGGGCAACGAGACCTTCAACCTCGTTCTCTCCAGTCCCACCGGGGCCACGCTCGCGGATGGCACGGGACGGGGCACCATCGAGAATGACGATGCCGCCCCGCCCGCTGGCGGTGACGCCGTGTCCTTCACGGTCGCCAGCAATTGGGGCACCGGCTTTACCGCCGCGATGACGCTGAAGCCCGAGGCCACGCTGAACGGCTGGACCGTGGAGTTCGACGCCCCCTTCGACATCTCCAACATCTGGAACGCCCAGATCGTCAGCCATGTCGGCGACCATTATGTGGTGCGCAACGCCTCCTGGAACGGGAAGGTGGCGGCCGGCGGGGAGGTGAGCTTCGGCTTCCAGGCCTCGGGCGGCAGCGCCACGGCGGATGATTTCATCGTCAACGGCCGCGCGGTTGGCGGGGAGGAGGCGAGTGCCCTGCGCACGGCGTCCGTGTCGCTCAGCAATGACGTGATCGACGCGTCCATCGCGTTGGTCGAGAGCCGGGCCGCTGACTTCACCGCCGAGGTGACATTGCACAATGAGGGCGCCGCGCTGAGTGGCTGGACGCTGGAGATCGACACGCCCTACGAGATCGCCCAGCTCCAGGGGGCGGAGATCGTCTCCCGTGACGAGGACGGCTATGTCGTCCGCAACCTCGCCGCCACCGCCGCCCTCGACCACGGCGCGGATGTGCGTTTCCAGCTGGTGGGACACGGCACCTTCGATAGCTCGCAGTTCGACTTCCTGATCTAGGATCGAAGGTCCGAACGCTAAGGGTGTCGTGCGGCGCCATCCACGCTCCGAAGGGAGTTGTGGATGGCGCCGCACACCCTTGTGACGTGGCCGCCCATCGACGTTATGTCCCCGTCAGTCGAGCGGTCGGAAGGCGAGCCGTGCGCGATCGGCACCCTTTGCCGGGGAAGGTGGCCCGCAACGACAGGCGGCCCCAAGCTCCATGCTCGGAGGCTGAAACCGCTGAGGCAATTGACGCGCGTCCGACAAAGCCGCCGCATCGCTATGTTTCTGATTGTTGCCAGTCGGCTGCCCCCTGGGCTAGGTTCGGTTGCTATTGTGGGGGGACAATAAC
Above is a window of Ancylobacter sp. WKF20 DNA encoding:
- the ytfQ gene encoding galactofuranose ABC transporter, galactofuranose-binding protein YtfQ; the protein is MNFRALLLATAMGGALLSADAQAADLTIGFSQIGSESGWRAAETTVSKAEAKKRNINFKIADAQQKQENQIKAIRSFIAQGVDAIFLAPVVSTGWDSVLKEAQEAKIPVVLLDRDIDPAGKNLYLTAVTSDSVHEGKVAGEWLVKTVAGKPCNVVELQGTVGASVATNRKKGFEDGIAGASNVKIVRSQTGDFTRAKGKEVMESFIKAEGGGKNICAVYAHNDDMMVGAIQAMKEAGLKPGTEVLTVSIDAVPDIFKAMAAGEANATVELTPNMAGPAFDAIIAYKTKGTVPPKWIQTESKLYTQADNPKAIYESKKDLGY
- a CDS encoding LytTR family DNA-binding domain-containing protein, with amino-acid sequence MLRVLIADDEPLARRALRRLLAAHADVEIVGEAESVGEAADLLGRLQPDLVLLDIEFNGPDGFDLLAATPTPPRVIFVTAYAEYAVEAFAVEAVDYLLKPVAPERLDTALDRVRRLLAAHPPASDVIELRVPGRVVRCVPTDILAIEAEGDFSRVHIADQPPLMILRNVGQFAASLPSPPFLRLGRSIIVNCDRIRSVDTRSRDEVRLALQGMAEPIRLGRAAASRLKQALSGSRE
- a CDS encoding histidine kinase encodes the protein MPASLTRPSGPFSGAWHRLTPFARAQIVGWGLFTLVDLVNRQLTYQDLTVALAMSAVTYLLLVGLSAGLGLVYDRIFSGTVLGARVVVAMAALAAVASTLIVLATVLVRQGFGWSIPDWGAMEEIALPFTHYAVALTGWSLLFFWIRADRQRQAAHAAALSAETQMLAAKAEALTAEIQQLRLQINPHFLFNALNGIAEEVPEHPTAALAMLRDLTDYLRHVLAGIRVPVVPVEEEVAALAAYLRIQQARFGARLRVRVEMDPTAAGRQIANSLLQPLAENAVEHGDRSQVLELAVSVRMEGPALRIDISNTGRLDPAHRLRAGHGLGLANLRRRLDVHYPGRHAFTLDETGGGQVVATLVLEGEACSAS
- a CDS encoding type I secretion system permease/ATPase, whose product is MAAASPVSRALASCRPAFVAVAGFSAVINLLMLAGSLYMLQVYDRVLSSRSVPTLIGLSLLLLVAYALQGFLDSVRVKMLARIGARFDEQVSPLAFSAARRLSLAGRRAEEALQPVRDLDQIRAFLASLGPTALFDMPWMPLFFAGCFLLHPWLGLLALGGGIIIVALTWATEQASRAAMKAQMTSRGTREAIVEANRRNAEALTAMGMGGAFANRWEEANRRHVSDWLAAADVTGSSGAFAKVFRMVLQSAVLGLGAYLAIHDQISGGAMIAASIMTSRALAPIEIAVGNWKGFVAARLGLRRLEQVLASPALAERHHTPLPPPAALLTVDNLVVAAPGRSAPILSGVSLQVEAGQGLGIIGPSASGKSTLVRALVGVWRPVKGEVRLDGASLDQWAPDALGRHVGYLPQDVELFEGTVAENIARFAPNAPGEAIVAAARAAGAHELILRLEEGYDTRIGEGGMALSGGQRQRIGLARALYGAPFLVVLDEPNSNLDPDGDAALTQAVQGVRARGGIVIVVTHRQSAISSLDRLALMGDGRIQAFGPKEEVLGKLARQNGVPGIKRTAVAS
- a CDS encoding HlyD family type I secretion periplasmic adaptor subunit, translating into MTILAPTSEYGPALRRLTLIGGAAVLLFAGTVGVWALASTLNGAVVATGQFVVDGNVKKVQHATGGVVGELKVREGDQVEAGAVLIRLDDTITRANLQVVTQQLDDFAARQGRLIAERDRLEVIEVAPELVPRAGEPAIAKLIATEQNQFEARRAAREGRKAQLARRIGQLEDEVTGLRAQQAARDRQAALIAEELKGVRDLYAKNLVALSRKAALEREAAELDGEKGRLIAAVAQTEGKIAETRLQIIEIDDVLREEVMKELSEIQAKAAELAERRIAAEDQLKRVDIRAPSAGFVHQLTVHTVGGVITPAEPAMLIVPAREALQVEARVNPPDIDQIVPGQRADVRIHAFNQRTTPLLAGRVARVSPDTSRDPQTGAVFYTIRVAIPPEELARLAPQTVSAGMQAEVFVRTQDRTPLQYIAKPLQDQIARAFRER